ATCTCGTACCCTCCGGGATCGATCGCCGTTACGGTTGCGATCGTTTGAAGTGCGTTCGGCGAGGCCGTTGGTACCGGCGACGGCGTCGCCGCTGGTTTACCGGAAGAGCTATCGCTGCCGGCGGATGGACCGTCGAATCCGTACTTCATCCAGGCCGCTATGCCGTTCCACGTCGGGTTGAATAGCGGGATACGCACCGTACTTGGCGTCGCTCCAATCAGCGTTGTGACATCTCCGGTCGATGCCGAGTACTGCGAATCGAACTCTTCCGAGGACCTCATCCCGGCGCCGTATCCGATGGCAAGCCTCGCTTCCCCATGATACGGCCGGACGTCGAACTTCATTCCGCTGGCGAATATCTTCGTACGATACTGCGCGGCCGACGGCTGCCGCGCCTCCCGGGTCGCGTGTAGCGCGTAGACGTAGTAAGCGGTTGCGGTCGTCGGCGCAGGCTGAGCGTCAGCCAGCAGTACCGAAAGAGTGAGAAAAGAAAGCACCTTTTCCTCCGGACCGGGCTACGGCTTGACGAGGGTTCCGAGTACGTTTAGGCCGTTCTGATGCAGCACCAGCGAGGTCACGCGGCCCGCGCGATCGAGAACGAACGTAATGCTTGCGTCGACTCCCGCGACCTTATAGCTCGTACCCGATTGCAGCGTTAGCTCAAATTGCGGCTGCTTCGTCGCTTGGCCGTAGAGTTTGCCGTTGTCTTCGAAGATCGTGATTGCGAATGTGGGCGAGAGTTGGTAAACGCCAACGTAGGGTGAGCTGCCGTGCGGCAGCACGGCCGGCGGCGGCGTCGCAATAACGGGCGAAGTAGGATTCGCTTCAGGCGCGAGCAGGTGTATGGCAAGGTCGTCGACGCGAAACTGGGCGACGTTTGCAAGGACGACGATTCCCGTCCCGCCGGCGCGGTCGAACCCGAGGAACGAGTGATAACCGCCGGTTTGGCCGTTATGCCACGTGATATGCGAGTTGACGTTGGTGAACCCGTTCAAACCGATCTTCATGAACGGCGCCAGGGTCGTGTCGCTGCGGGGCATTTGCGCGAAAGCCATTGCCGGACCCAGGCGTCCCGAGGGCGCATTCATGTTTGCCTTTAGGTACAGGAGCATATCGTGCACCGATGAGTTGATCGCGCCCGCGCCGGCGAGCCCGGTAAGCGTCCAGGCGGGCGACGGCGTTAGACCTTGCGTGAACCCAGGCATGAGCCGCGCGCGAATCTGCGGGGTGATGGCGGCGCTCGTCTCGTTCACCCCGAGCGGTTTGAGTACGCCCGAACCCAGGAGCGACGCGTATTTCGTATGCGCGGCGTTCGAGAGCAGCGTTCCAAGCAAACCGACGCCGACGTTCGAGTACTCAAACGTAGCTCCCGGTGCTCGGGTGAGCGCGTAACTGCGCAGGAAATCATAAAGCTGCGCGGTTCCATAGTCGGCATAGGGATCGCTCGGATTCGAAGGAGCGAAGTTCGTGGGCATCTCGGGCAATCCCGAGTTCTGCTCGGCGAGATTGAGCAGCGTGATCTGCTGACCTTTAAATGCGGGCGCATGGGCGCCGGCTGGGAGATACATGCCGATCGGATCGTCGAGACGAACCTTGCCGCTGCGCACCATCTCGGCCAACAGCGTCGCCGTAAACGTCTTGGTTATCGAACCGATCTGGAACTCCGTGGACGCATCGAGCGGCGGGGCGCCGGCGGGCGGCGTTCCGGCCGTGTAGACGTGCGTCACTCCGTGGTCCACAAGGCCGACGATAACCACTGCACCGGGCGCGGTCGCCACAAATGCGTCGAGCGAGCGTTGAATTTCTTGAGGCGAAGCGGGAGTAAGGGGGCCGGCCGCGCACGGTGCGAGCGAGATCGCAAAAGCCGCGGCCAGAAGAACGGAGATCCGCTTTTTCATAGGCGCTGGTCTTGACGCGCCGGCCTACCCTAACGAAGGGGTGGGCATTGGCGGGGGCGGCAAATCTTCTGGTGCAATCGGTTTCGGCTTGCGCTTTCGGTCGGTGAGTTCGATGACGATCACGTAGAGCACCGGCACTACGCCGAGGTTCATGACGAGCGAAACGAGCATACCGCCCAGTACCGCCGTGCCGAGCGAGATTCGGGATTGCGCGCCATCGCCGGTCGCAAACGCCAGCGGCAAGATGCCGAGAATGAAGGCGATCGACGTCATGAGGATCGGGCGAAGACGCGTGGCCGCCGCCTGCGTCACCGCCTGGATGTGGCTCGCGCCCTTCTCGCGGAGCTGATTGGCAAACTCGACGATCAGAATCGCGTTTTTGGCGGCCAACCCGATGAGCATGACATAACCGATTTGCGCGTAGATGTCCGACGATGTAATTGGAATCGGTACGGGGTGGCCGGCGATCACCGAATGGATGATCTCGCTCGCCAGCTCGACGAGGCGCCGAAGGTAGATCGCGGAGATGCCTCCCAGCAGGGCGAGCGGCACGGCGAGCATGATGACCAACGGCGTCGTCAAGCTCTCGTACTGAGCGACGAGGACGAGAAAGACGAAGAGGAGCCCCATACAAAAGACGATGATCGTCTGCGGGCCGCTCTGCACTTGCTGGCGCGCGATACCGCTCCAGTCGAACGCCATTCCTTTCGGTAGGTGCGCAGTGACGATTTTCGCGATGGCGTTGAGCGCGTCGCCGGAGCTGGCACGCGATCCAGGCGACCCGTCGATTTCAAACGAGTTGTACTCGTTGAACCGCATGATCGCGACATTGTCCGTAATGTAACCGGTGTGCAGGAACTCGCTGACCGGCATCATGTTGCCCGAAGTATTGGCGACGTAGATACGGGAGAGATCGCTCGGCGACGTGCGCTGGCCGGCCTTCGCCTGGACGAGCACTTGGTACGAACGCGTTCCGTAGTCGAAGAAGTTTACCAGCGACACGCCGGTCGTCGCTCCGATCGTATCGAAGAACGCCTGCGGCGTGACGCCGAATGCAAGCGCTTTCGAACGATCGAACTTCGTTGCCAGATACTGTCCGGTCAGGATCGTCGGGATACGAACCTGCGAGAGCGCGGGGTCCTTCTTGGCGTCGGCCAAAATCGCGCTGCCGACCTTGTTCAGCGCCGGCAACCCGAGGTTGTCGATATCCTGGATCTCGATCGCGAATCCGCCGGTCGTTCCCAATCCCGGAATCGCGGGGGGATTGGCGGGCAGCGCGGTGACGCCGGCAACCTTCGCGAACTGGGTGTAGAACTGATACTGCAGCGCGAGCGCGGAGTTTGCGACGCCCCCGCGTTGGGAGAGCGGCTTGAGCTGGACGAACATCGTCGCCTGGTTCGAGCTGTTGTTGGCAAAGCCGAAGCCGATACCGCTGGTCACCGCTTCGACCTGCGGCATCGCGAGCATCATCTTCTCGAGCCGTTTCACCGCGGCCGTCGTCTGATCCATCGAGGCCGCAACCGGCAGCGTCACCAGCACGTAGAGCAGGCTCTGGTCTTCGGCCGGAATGAAGCCCTGGGGCGTTATCTCGAACATCACGCCG
The DNA window shown above is from Candidatus Cybelea sp. and carries:
- a CDS encoding serine hydrolase → MKKRISVLLAAAFAISLAPCAAGPLTPASPQEIQRSLDAFVATAPGAVVIVGLVDHGVTHVYTAGTPPAGAPPLDASTEFQIGSITKTFTATLLAEMVRSGKVRLDDPIGMYLPAGAHAPAFKGQQITLLNLAEQNSGLPEMPTNFAPSNPSDPYADYGTAQLYDFLRSYALTRAPGATFEYSNVGVGLLGTLLSNAAHTKYASLLGSGVLKPLGVNETSAAITPQIRARLMPGFTQGLTPSPAWTLTGLAGAGAINSSVHDMLLYLKANMNAPSGRLGPAMAFAQMPRSDTTLAPFMKIGLNGFTNVNSHITWHNGQTGGYHSFLGFDRAGGTGIVVLANVAQFRVDDLAIHLLAPEANPTSPVIATPPPAVLPHGSSPYVGVYQLSPTFAITIFEDNGKLYGQATKQPQFELTLQSGTSYKVAGVDASITFVLDRAGRVTSLVLHQNGLNVLGTLVKP